ATGGTCATTTCAGATATTAAGGATGAATCTAGAAAatgattattatttaatttcagaaaaaaattatttaaataatatggGTCAATTTGCGAATGATCCAAAGTAATTGTTAAAATAacgtttattttatattttcttttctagCCATCTGAGGATCCAAAATCAGTAAGTGAGGACAAACCAGGGAGGTATTGGGATTACCCTTGAAAGGATAAAATGTCCTTACATGATGATTACCCTTAGAATCTCGAAAGAGTTGGTATTCAAATTAATGATAAAAGTATTATGAAATAATGTATTTTGTCtatttacttaaaaataaaaaaatatttttatatattagattaaagaaTAAACTAGTCATTCGATAAAAATTACATCTATTTGTATCATTAAAAGTTAGTTTAGGTATACATGACATATCATGTGTCACTATTTGGTTATTCTACAAATTGCACCAATTTTTTACAATATAAATTGatggaatttttaacaaaaataattaatttattatttgatctaatgtacatagattaatttgtctatttttttaatagaaaGGTAAAATGTAATCGACTCTTAAGTTAACTTGTGTAATCTAGAATCTTAACACTATTGGAAATATAAGATTACTAACTCAAGGAAATTTATGGGACTTGAGAACGTTTATGTTGAAAAATAAGATTATCTTAAGAATGTAACATGAGCCAAAAACCTTCTTAGacattttcaaattataatttagaatttaaattgaTCTTCAAATTTTAAGTGTTTTAATTGAGTACTCCATATATTAATATCACGTAAATTAGATCATTATGTTGGTTTGAGTGTTAACATATTGCATAAATAGCTTTGATACGTTgagaatatatatatgtttaaatatcatcataaattttaataatgtcATATGTTTTTAAATACGTTTTATTTAAGTTGTTTATgtaatacaaatatatatatttaaaagttgATTATTGTGTTTTAAATATACTTTAAGTCTAATTGAAATTAATATTTAACATCTAATCTAGATTAATATTAGattgatttttggaattttaaaCCATAATTTACAACCATCCAATGCAATTGACAGATGACTTTATGAAAACATTTCAACTCCGTAGATAATTCCCTCGAAACGTCTTTAAAAAGTGGAACAGtttcttcctttttatttttggtttcttTTAAGTTATTAAGTTTAATTTGTTTCTCTTCTAAGCTTTTAAGTTTGAGCTGACGCGAATTTTTCAgaaaatttaaccaaaaaaatatatttatttaaaatttaagtatgttttaatttaaaattataattcatCCATAATTGTTATTGGTAGTTTTTATTAACATTTGTCAACTCATTATGTTCATTTTTATTAATCATATTACATGTCATATGAAAATAAGCTAAACAAATTTTCAAGTtaataaattttcacaaaaaaCACTTACAAATTTAGTGACTGAACtgagattctttttattttaaaaaggacttaattttttactttttaagtACAAGTTATCTTGGTTCTTAGTTTATTAGGGTTAAATagtataaaaatgattttttttgttaattggTCAAATAGGTCGATTTTGGAGAGAAAATATAAAAGTACGTCCAAGTGGTAGGGAAACACGCTCAGTTGGATGCACTTTCCCTTTAAgtcacatttttatttttttacttttttaatataataaatctTTGATTAGATATTTAAATGTTAGTAGTTTTGTCTATATCTGCTCATGGGTCGGCCCACCCTGCTCAGCCCGAAGGTCCACCCGAAATGTGGAaggatttggacaaaaatataggctcgaaaaattGGCTTAGACAAAAAAGACCCGTTTAAAAAACGGTCCCAGCCTCaggtaaggcatttttggcccgAGCCCAAATTCACTAAAGGAAAAAAATatgcttttttttgttttttaattttttttcttgttgttttcttccTATTTTGCGACCATTGTACTATTATgctgctattattttgttgttattgtttggatattatataaaacttattttattgttaattttgttattattttaaagacatttgttagttttgttattattttagaggcatttgcttgttaagatgcatatattttagtattatttaaatatacatatttattaaaatttattttcaatttgttggaaaatatttattttgatgtttttagtatttttggtgTATTATGGGCCAGGCCGGGCccgagttttaacatttttatcctgATCGGgcttagataaaattttaagcccattttttgggccgaGCTAGGCCCGAGCCTAACAAACGAGCTTGAATTTTTAGTtgaacccggcccggcccatgcacacctctagttttGTCCTCGAGTCCCAAGTTTGATTCCTCCCCACacacatttgtattttttatttcatattgttttaaactttttattatttttaattaatatttttaacatatttgctcaatttgtaacgcccctaactcgaatccgtcactggaatagagttacgaagcattatcggagttaccgattcatttatcagatatttcactaatccgatatcttttctttatcacgttcaagtctcgtattcaagtcatccggatctttataaagaaatttgatcgtcgttttcatttatttcatgttataatacattcaactaatgctctaaacaaaatcatcattttgcccctaaacttttaattaatgacgatttcatccttaggttaaaataaaataaaattattgcaatttaatccttatttccagccgttattctcacacaaattgataacaacctatgaattctataaaatgtcagaattttccataatttcaacacttttcaatttaatccttaaaacatgtttttccctgatcttgagctaaattaataatttcattcaattttgtaatttaaataataaaataatccatttcatgcaatttggtcatttctgacatttttacaaaattacccataaagttttacttttattcaatttagtccctgagcttaaaacatgaatattcatacatatttttcctcctcctcctctccattccacatccttaatttatataacatgcaacaagtaacattatcaataatttcactatttacttatgtatattcaaaactgtccatttgcgtcatagtcactaaattatttatatattaagctacataACTCGAAATTAATATctgctaattttccttgaaactagacttacttatcttattaccataaaattttcagaatttttggtttagccaataagtacagttaattctttaaagttgcccctgttctgctgtctgacagttccgacccttcttcactaagaattaattatctcatcgtacgagattcggatgatgttcccgcttatttctattgaaaatagactctttaaggattttaaacatataaatttaatcccttaattatttttatccaatttttttatgattttccaaagttagaacaggggaacccgaaatcattctgacattgtctcacaaaacttattatatctcatgatttacaattccattgcttacaccgtttcttctataagaaactagactcaataagatttaatttcatattttattcatcctctaattagatttatacaatttttggagatttttcaaatttagactattgctgctgtccaaaactgttttagtgcaaaatgttgattttcattttgccccaaatttcacagttcatacaattcagtccttacttaattaacccctcaattaaactaattttctcaattaatacttttcctagacattataagttatttcataactattgaaattcaaaatttccacataaaactcttaacttcaaactcttttacaatttaggtcccaaacattcactttctattcaattctttcaataaaatcagcatataaacaatttaaagctctaattctatatcaaatcatcatatacttccagcacatattcatagaaactttcaatttctttcatagaatcaagaactaatgaattcaacaaatggacctagttgtaaaagtcacaaaaaacacaaaatttcaagaaataatcaagaattgaacttacttgcagtaaaatatgaaaaatatcttgacgaaactttaatactaacttattaacactccataaatatttataaaaatatttatggctcgatttaaaattctcgaggtctcgatacctcgttttcaattctaattattttaatatatatatatatatttttgtacatttcactatttcaaaatttttcctaacttcacatttaacttatactcactaaattaataatatttcctactcatttgtcggatttaatgatctcgaatcactgttccaacaccactgaaaattaggctgttacacaaTTGGTTAAATGATTAAACAATAATGATTTTATCTTTGAGTCCCAAATTCAATTCCTCCTCTTCTAaacatatttgtaatttttatttcgtGTTGTTTCAAGctcttttttaattaataaatatattattttcgcattaaaaatatttcacatataaacataatgatatttgaaataattaattaaaatatttcatatataaaatatttgaagCATCATAGCACAATGTAGatgaaaaataatgatatttgaaatagtttacatataaaataatatttatatttgaaataattatttcagtttataatattagaaattaCCATGTCTACAATATACgtggagaaaataaatatttgacatataagtattataaagaaaaatatatcaaaaaattagttgatagagttattaatttcaaatatgTTTAAAAGAGGAGAAATTGAACCTTAGACTCAAAGAGAGAAATCGAACCCAGAACTCAAGAACAAAACCACTAACATTTAACCATCTAACCAAagattaattatattaaaaaagttaaaaaaatgcgACACGCTTTCCACGTCTAGCTAGATACGCTTACACACACTCTCTCCAAAACCGatttattttcctaaattttcaaaaaaaaggtCTATTTgactaattaataaaaaaaacgaCATATTAGACAATTTAACTGTTCATTTGTACTTTGTAATTGCTCAAATATATATTGTAATTCTACATGTAAATTCTCCCAATAAAAACAAATATATTACTTATAAACACTTaatatttcaattaattattatataattaaaaattttattattttaaaaacaaattaaataattaaattgttgCTTTTTTCACCAACCAATTTCTAAGTAGACGGGGGTGATGTGCAATTTACCTCTAAAAAACTGATgttataatttttcttttttagtaACTGACCACGATTCTTTTAACTGTACGTACCACCTTTGCCTAAGGTATTAGGCGGAGTAGTTGATGTTACAGAAGGCAAGCGTTGAAAATTGGGAGGCACTGCAATTTCAGCCGAGTGACCAGCCATGCATAATTTCTCTGTTAAAGGATCTTGTTGCCAATACACTTCCACTGCGAAGCCTTgcggatagtgtggtgactctgtcCCTGAAATCCCTATATACCTTGCCCCAACTGGTATCTGTAATAACACCCATTGGTTTGTAAGTATCCTTATCCGACACATATATATAAACGTTGAGGAGTGTTCGGACGTTTGAAACATACCTCAACGTCTAATCCGTTTGGCATCGTAAAAGTCGTCATTCGTCCTTCGGTGAAAGCGGTTTCTAACTCCGTCCTCATTGCAACGTCCATGAAAACTTCTTCGAGCGTAGTGAGACCGAGTTGTACATCGCCTATGCCGAATTCCTTTTCTCTCGGTTGGAGTTCCCTGGAGAATTTCTGTTGGAGGCAAATAGTTAAAAAGTAAAATGCAACAGATACATAGTTTGAGATTACCGAAGTGCTTACAGTGAGGTAATTTTCTCGATAATAAGGGATGACGTAAGTCAAGAAAGAATTGTTCTCCACCCCCCCCCCCCGGTATCCGCCTCTGCCTAAAAGGGCAGCTGCAACACTGAGACGACGCTTCATCCCTCCACTGTAACGACCAGCTCTAACTTGGTACTTTCTGAGAGCTTGACCTGATCCAATAACTCTGAGTTACCTGGAATTTGAGCAAATATTATGAGTAGGATAGGCACTGCTAGAAAATACTGTTACGAGTTGGTCAACCATGCAGCAGCTCCCTCACTTGGTGAGCCTGTCAAAGTGCGAGCTTGCGAGCTGGCCAGCCTACCCTTTCGATCCTCCCACTTCATTCCAGGATCCGTTGGATTTTCAGTAGTCGCATTAAGATGGTGTAGCCCTCTATTAAGAAGATATTGAGTGGGAAAGTACCCGTATGTCATGGCTGCAGATGACTTGTAAATGAACGTCGATATCATGAATGCATAAGCAGCCTGCCATCAAACATCAGAAGTGACAAAATCCAAGAGTTAAAATGATAGAAAACTACATTTACTTGATTAACACCAGAAACCaatataaacaattatatgcacAGAGTGATTTATCTGTAAGGCAAAAATTAAGTTTGCACATATATATTTCGACATAGATGTTGAATTTGTCTTATTATTATTTGTACAAATTAAGTTTCAAActttttgaataattttagtatttcgTTAAGTCCATTAAAGGCAAAAATAAAGATAACAAAGAAAAAATCGAATCTCTCATCTCATATTCTTGGAACCACCAGGCGAAAAGAAAGAGTAATGGCCAATGGGTGGATTTTTCTTACTTATTTTAAATCcgctaaatattaaaatttaataagtgAAAAAGTTTTATcgtattaattatatattttcatattttggtttatgtaattGTTCAAATAACACTACTTTTATGTATCTAAACAGATTTAAATAGTACGTATCCTATATGCTACATGaagatatttaataatttattaaaataagtatatttttattaatataataaatactaTAATATAATGTATTTTTGAGAGATAATATaatgtaattttaataaaatatatatttttataaaatataataaaaataaaataattttaaatatctatataaataaaaagcAAATCCAATCATTCCACatgttattaaaattaatttgaatttattaagggataaatatcaaaactatacgGCTTTTATACATattgtatatacaaatataattatatttatctaatatgaaAAGAAAGTGATGTATTATTTCTTTAAACTTAATAGTTTGAATCACAAATTTTTGTTATGTATACATATGAACCATGattaaaatttcaagtatataATTGtactaaataaaaatttatgtatcaaattacaaattaaaataaaattcatacataattttgatatttatccaaAAACTAATAAACTCAAATTGAGTTTTAGAAGAATAAACACCAAATCCATATACGGTGGCGTAAAAAAAAACAGAGTTATAATGCAATAAATTCTTGCCATAATTTTCAGTATTCATAATCATAACCTACAGATTTTTCTGCAAAATAAGCGGGATATTTATCTTTGATCTGTAAACTCTGTGCATATCTACTTATTTTTTACCCAGTTTCAACTTAATGCAAATCCTTCTTCTCTCTATATAGTCTGTGACTTTTAGCTGTATTTCTCATTAACATTAAACCATGGCTAATATTTTTTCCTTTTGTGTTTTTATTGTCCTTTCTTTATTATGCTTTTCTAAAGCACAGCATGTTAAAGTATATGAACTTAAGAGAGGATATTTCTCTGCTAAGTTCACTAATTATGGTGCAACTATGCTCTCTGTTATTCTCCCTGATAAAACTGGTATCCCTAGtactttttttttactttatattttgtgttttcacaattttaaaactaatgcaaaattgtttatttatttagggAAATTGGATGATGTTGTTCTCGGTTATGACTTGGTTAATGATTACAAGGTAATATTATGATGATAGCGAATGTGATGAATGTTATTATAATCGATTATGATTTTGAATTTTGGGTTTCTCTCAGAATGATACAACCTATTTTGGAGCCATTATAGGCCGAGTGGCAAATAGAATTGGAGGGGCTAAGTTTATTTTAAATGGTGTCACTTATAAAACCGATGCTAATGATGGAAAAAACACCCTTCATGGTaaaattttttttactattttctaactaaaattgaaattgttagttatattttaacattttgacattttttaaaTTTAGGTGGAAGCAAGGGATTTTCTGATGTTATATGGACCGTGAAAAGTTATAAAAAACATAGCCATGTAACTTTTAGCTACGAAAGTTTTGACGGTGAAGAAGGTATATCTACATTAAACTTCAAAATCGTTGCTAAAGCTATAACTTTCGtccctaaaaacattaaaaaatttcTCTTAAATTTTGCAGGTTTTCCCGGAAATCTTTCAGTTTCAGTGACATATATGTTGCTTCATAAGAACAAACTAGCTGTGAAAATGATGGCCAAGCCACTAAACAAACCAACCCCAGTGAATTTAGCCTTACATACCTATTGGAACCTCGGTGGCCACAACAGTGGCGACATCATGTCTCACACACTTGAGCTATTTGGCTCTAAGATAACACCGGTTCCAGTTCGAAAAACCCCTTATGATTTCCGCCGGCCTCACAAGATCGGCAGCAAGTTCGACCAATTACCCCACGGATACGACATAAACTACGTGCTCCATAAATCGAGGCGGTCGAGACACTTGAGGAAAGTTGCTGTGGTTGTAGAAAGCAAATGTGGAAGGAAAATGGAGCTATGGACCAATATGCCTGGGGTCCAGTTTTATACAAGCAATATGTTGAAGAATGAGAAGGGAAAAAATGGAACTGTGTATGGAAAACATGCAGGGTTTTGCCTTGAGACTCAAGGATTCCCTGATGCAGTGAATCACCCAAATTTTCCATCTCAGATCGTTAAGCCTCGAGGGATATATAAGCATTTTATGGTTTATAGGTTCACTGCTCATTAAGAGTATGAGGATTAAGGTTTAGGTTTACTAATTGATTTTATAGtatgtttaaatttgtttatttgtttattattattttagaacagttgcaaataaaaaataatttttatattgattAATTGAAGGTGTGTATACACTTAAAAAGTTGAACACAAAttctcattttattttattaatttttataatttaataaaaatactaatataaattttgtaattCACAATTATTAATTATATGTACATAATTTATGTTAGGTTAGACTAGTAGTCGAGCCTTAAATCTCCATTTAAATTAAAAGGATGTTGTTTAAGGATTGACATAAAAACActtgattaattaaattatacCCAATGTCATTAAAGTACACTTGATTAATTTGTTTCATTGTTTAATGATTGATATttgaaaatacttaaaaatacaTGGGTTATATATTCATCAACTCTTAGTAAATATTAGATATAGAGTCATGCAACCCTATTTCTAGGGAGTTAAATGAATTACAGATTGTACGGTCAAATTGATTTTTGATATAAAAAAACCTAACATTGTTTGAAGAGATCACAAGGGAGGTGTAAACAATATCCCTATTGTGAAAGCAAGTCTTAGGTTTATTTTCTTTtgaccaatatatatatataagggtaAACTTCACTCAAagttattaaagtattaataagtttacattttagttactcaatttcaaaaatataaaatattaaattatttaaaattttatttaaatcactAAAATGATAGAATTGTTATTACATGTATCAATTAAAACTCTTTCcatgtttaaattttttcatGATATGGTTTTAGATGTAAcgaatatataaattaaaatttaaacaaaatttccCCCTATGTTCTACTCATCAATAAAAACTAATCTACCGTGTCGAATATCAAATTGTAGCTTAAAACTAATCTACCGTGTCGAATATCAAATTGTAGCTTaaaatttccccaatttactttctttctttttttttttttccatttttaagGTACCCAATTTACTTGATTTATGCAATAATATATAACCAAATGAGACAAATGGCCCtctcaagaaaaataaaagaagagacaAATCGCAAGTCGGTTCATACATGTGATAAAAAGAAATCATATTAGAAGCTAGCTGATAACCCGAACCCaacattaaaagaaaaaaaaaaggttatctAGTTTTGATAATCTGcatgaaaaaaaataataaaaaccaaTAACTTATCAAAACTATTATTCATGTAAAGGCACACTaacatctcaaaaaaaaaaaaaaaagtccattTCAAAGCTTGTCTTAGCTTTTACtttcattttctttaatttaatccaaACCAATGGCTTCCAAAACAGGACATAACATTAGATTAGAAAGACAAACTTTTGAGCGAATTCATAGAAAATGTGAACAGCAACAGAGAACAAACCCCAAAGTTTCAATGAGCAGAGTGAGTTGTAGCAGGTGTCTTCTTAAAATCGATTTTGTCGACTTTAACCTCTCCGTCGATGAGTTCATAGACATAGACCACAACACGTAGTCCATCGATATCCATCAAGACAAAGCTAGGGTTGACATCATAAGTGATGCTGCTATATGCACCAGTAGCAGACCCCGGGTTTATAACAACTCCGCCTTCATGTTTGTAAGCAGTGAACTGGTGGGTGTGACCTGTTACAAGTATGTCTACATCCAGTTGCCTCTGTAGCATGGCTAAGGAGTCTAGGTCACCCCAGGGAATGACCTTGATGCATCAAAGTCGTATTAAGACTGATTAGTATTGGCTGAAATGTGCAGATCTACAAGGGTTCAGAGATATATCCCTCATGGATCATTAAAAAATACATGGgaaaacttgaaaaaaaaagggaaaaagagcaTATTCAAGTTGGACTCATTCTTGCATCCGATATTTCACAACAGAATCCAAGTGACATAGGTGTGGATAACACCATTAGCATGAAATCACATATTTTTCACAGCAGGAGATGCATGCttcaatataaatttataatcCGCATCAATGGCAAACTAGGTACTGATTTAAAATGCAGAGTCCAATACTATATACCAGCGGAAAGAAGAAAATAATACCTGATGGCCATGGCACAATCCCAACTTGAATTGTCCGATAGTTAATGTTTTGGTCTCGGGATATCTTGTATCTTCATCATATTCACCTCTGGTAATATGCAAGTCAGGACAAAGTGTCTTCAAGTAATCTTGAACTTCCTGAAATTTTAGTCCGAATTAGCTGAGCCAGTGGTAATTTTAATAAGATAAACGAAAACCGTAAAAGTTCAATTGGTAGAAATACTATGGCGTAATTTCCATAAAGCTAAAGCTAAAGCTAACAAATCAGGTTCATTTGATTAGCTGTTGGCTATGCAAATAAGAGAAAAACAGCTTAGACTTAGGCATCGTTTCTCATTGCTTTTCAAAAGTGCTTTTAAAGCCATAGCAATACTAAAGAGATAGTAAACCCTTAAATTTTAAACCAAGCTTTTCAAAAGCATTTTTCATAAGCATTTTTTTTgcagcacttttcaaaagcaatgAGAAACTAGCCCTTAGTGACTAACTTCCTACATGTTTCTAAGTTCAACCGAATATGTACTTCAATCCTACTTAATGCTATGTTACACGGACTCTTCTCGTTTTCTCAAAAGTGGCACATATGCCCTACAAATATTCAGAGGATTGAGATAAAATCCTTCAAACATACGGAAAAGCTTCGGAAATTTTGAACACAAACCAGTATCTGACACGCGATTATACGCATTTGAGATCAAACATGACAGGAATCGTTCTTTGCATGTATAAAAGCAAGGTTGCAGCAATGGCTATTCGGATCAAAATTACAATTATCAAATAAAACAATTGCTGTCGATCATTTAAAATACTAATAATTCAGGTAAGGTAGCTGCTTTTCCCAAATTCAAACTAGCAAATAATATCTCTTCGCATATTACAGCTCAAAGAGAAAATAATTGGGCAAAAACATGAAATCCAGATTAAATTAGGCATAAATTTAGCATAACTACTACAAAGGAATGAACAATCCATAGTTCCAAAAAAGGAAGAGAAAATTAACATAGTCAATTGCTTGCCGAGAAACATAAAACCCAAAGTGCTAAAGAAGTGGAACCAAATTCAACTATGATTTCagctacaaaaaaaaaaaaaaacccagaaaggaaaagaaagatgGGATACCTTGATGCAAAGATTACCAGTGCAAATGATGTGTTGGATCTTTCCAGGAACCAGCATGGACTTGAATTTGGGAGGGAGATCAGCCGCCCGATGGGGTATATGCAAATCCCCCAAAGCCAAAACCAGCACCATCTTCTTCTAATATCTACCAATAACTACACCAGTTTGATTCAGAAATTTTGAAAGAAACCCAAACAAGGAAACATGAGTATGAAAAGAAATTGTATAAATGATCGATTACCGGTGAAAGATTTGGCTTTCAATTTTGGGGATGAAACCCACAAATGCACATAAAACACTAATAATAAATGAAAAGATTCCCTTTTTACTCTATTTTACAGAATtttgtatataatagtatttatttAGTTGACGATTCGTTCCACAAAAACTGTTTGGTGGCTTGTTTGCTATTTCGATTTTGTTCAATGGTAGATTGGTTTTTGCCTACAGAAGATTGGCCCGGCCCATTAAGTTCAGTCCGTTTAATCTAGGTTTTGAATTTTGTTCTGAATTTAATATTGTTtagcttttgattttcttttataaACAAATTTCTatgttaatatttatttttaaatcaaattcaactaaaaattatttttgaaactaGAGGTCAAGGGTGAATGAATGCCttaaaaaatactttatcactaaATAAAGGGCTAATATTCTAtttgatatattaatttaatttcaatattcaatttaatacttaaatttttttttcacaattaaatATCTATTTTTTCTCAATTTTGAAAGATAAAAAGATTGATTATTAACCTATAACTAGTGAATTAAAGATGAAAATCCCAAATTTCCATACATCTTTATTTAATTGTGAGATAAATATCaacatatatatttttctataaaaaaatattcaaaGCCAAACAATGCTAAATCCATAAAAAAATCCGAAACTTGGATTAAATGGACTAAAACTAATGGACCGGGCCAATAGCACCAAATAATTTTTGAGGAACAAATCGTCAATTAAATACATATTAATTGTTTAACATGAATTGAATGTGTTTAGTACTTAATTGTACGTGTGAATAATTATTTATTGCATATTTAATTGTAGTTGTTCCGACAACGAATGTGGCACACCATAATTTAGATCTGACTATCAGGTCAGGTGAGTGACGTTACATAATGGTCGTGTGACTTTTAATTACTTAAAGCAGTGTTAAATTATGCATGTGGTTGTAGTTTATATTCTATCCATTTTTGTAAATTAGATTAGTatacaattaaattaaatataaattagagTTAATATAAATGTTATTGTGCATGTTTGTGAATAGTTGTTAATTTTATGATTGATTTATCAAGATGCATTGATGATGAACATGGTATTTGTTCTACTGAATTATATATAGTGAAAATACTAAGCTATGGGAAGATAGATTAGTAGAGTGATCGAGACATAAATTAC
This is a stretch of genomic DNA from Gossypium arboreum isolate Shixiya-1 chromosome 11, ASM2569848v2, whole genome shotgun sequence. It encodes these proteins:
- the LOC108462168 gene encoding uncharacterized protein LOC108462168, whose amino-acid sequence is MANIFSFCVFIVLSLLCFSKAQHVKVYELKRGYFSAKFTNYGATMLSVILPDKTGKLDDVVLGYDLVNDYKNDTTYFGAIIGRVANRIGGAKFILNGVTYKTDANDGKNTLHGGSKGFSDVIWTVKSYKKHSHVTFSYESFDGEEGFPGNLSVSVTYMLLHKNKLAVKMMAKPLNKPTPVNLALHTYWNLGGHNSGDIMSHTLELFGSKITPVPVRKTPYDFRRPHKIGSKFDQLPHGYDINYVLHKSRRSRHLRKVAVVVESKCGRKMELWTNMPGVQFYTSNMLKNEKGKNGTVYGKHAGFCLETQGFPDAVNHPNFPSQIVKPRGIYKHFMVYRFTAH
- the LOC108461515 gene encoding vacuolar protein sorting-associated protein 29, which gives rise to MVLVLALGDLHIPHRAADLPPKFKSMLVPGKIQHIICTGNLCIKEVQDYLKTLCPDLHITRGEYDEDTRYPETKTLTIGQFKLGLCHGHQVIPWGDLDSLAMLQRQLDVDILVTGHTHQFTAYKHEGGVVINPGSATGAYSSITYDVNPSFVLMDIDGLRVVVYVYELIDGEVKVDKIDFKKTPATTHSAH